One genomic segment of Gemmatimonadota bacterium includes these proteins:
- a CDS encoding altronate dehydratase — MVPACRFKDIARLAEPGDNVAIVSQRLEAGTDVRDDAGASFSLAHTLLEGHRFAVHPIPAGEFVLSWGLPFGRATRDIAPGDYLCNPDILDALRVRKVDFALPDQPNFEDRVVPYELDESTFKAGEQVPLSDRPPEFDGFDRGPARGVGTRNYIILLGITSQTTGFVRRLESLLKDQVDRYPNIDGVVAVAHTEGGSGVDPNNRELVLRTLAGFMVHSNVGAVLAVDRGTEFVSDRMLENYMRLNRYPLNDVPHRFETLKGGFEEDLERCAGIVTGWFETVNRVLRKPASASHLNIVLQCGGSDSFSGISGNPLAALVAREIIRFGGKANLAETDELIGGEPYVLDNVRDIETARTFLHMIERFQERTAWHGQSVDANPSGGNKLRGIYNIVLKSIGAARKRHPDVRLDYAIDYAVPMKEPGYYFMDSPGNDLEAIAGQVASGGNLIFFITGNGSITNFPFVPTIKFVTTTKRYEMLSGEMDVNAGAYLDGVSMEELGRQTLDLTLRAASGELTRGERAGHSQTQIWRDWRQTDGSRLQDLRDRPAPAGRPLVVRSNGESTPPPAFSLPVFESNGSRATERIGLILPTSLCSGQIARMAAERLSEKGVGQGAGLSRFVALVHTEGCGVSGGVSEEIYIRTMAGYLTHPMTAAALLLEHGCERTHNDFYRQQLVDRGLDPASFGWASVQLDGGIEKVIDCIEQWFNGTLDECAGPVAVEAGLSTLRLGVATVSHTTSAGPATSACPATTAGPVSDDVSEALSQLIFDVVDAGGTVVVPDNDALLEYPAFMQRLEDGTISPTLSYGEPASVPGLHVMETQTAHWVETLTGLGAAGVELVVAGVGGHPLPGHPMIPVLQVAADDLASPFREDVDLILTGEPVNRCQAVLDLIRNTAAGRHAPRAVVVGNTDFQITRGLLGVSV; from the coding sequence ATCGTGCCTGCCTGCCGGTTCAAAGATATCGCGCGCCTGGCCGAACCCGGCGACAACGTGGCCATCGTCTCCCAGCGGCTGGAAGCGGGAACGGACGTGAGAGACGACGCCGGCGCGTCCTTCTCCCTCGCCCATACCCTGTTGGAAGGGCACCGGTTCGCCGTCCATCCCATACCCGCCGGGGAGTTCGTCCTGTCCTGGGGCCTGCCCTTCGGCCGGGCGACCCGGGACATCGCGCCCGGCGACTACCTCTGCAACCCGGACATCCTCGACGCGCTCCGCGTCCGAAAAGTCGATTTCGCCCTCCCGGACCAGCCCAATTTCGAAGACCGCGTAGTGCCCTACGAACTGGACGAATCCACCTTCAAAGCAGGCGAGCAGGTACCGCTCAGTGACCGTCCGCCGGAGTTCGACGGTTTCGACCGCGGTCCGGCGCGAGGTGTCGGGACCCGAAACTACATCATTCTGCTGGGCATTACGTCGCAGACGACGGGTTTCGTGCGGCGCCTGGAATCGCTGCTGAAGGACCAGGTGGATCGGTACCCGAACATCGACGGGGTGGTGGCGGTAGCCCATACCGAGGGCGGCTCGGGCGTGGATCCCAACAACCGGGAACTGGTGCTGCGGACACTGGCGGGTTTCATGGTCCATTCCAACGTCGGGGCGGTGCTTGCGGTGGACCGCGGCACCGAGTTCGTCTCGGACAGGATGCTCGAAAACTACATGCGGCTCAACCGCTATCCATTGAACGATGTTCCCCACCGGTTCGAGACGCTCAAGGGCGGGTTCGAAGAGGACCTGGAGCGCTGCGCGGGGATCGTCACCGGATGGTTCGAGACGGTCAACCGCGTTTTGCGGAAGCCCGCCTCCGCGTCTCATCTCAACATCGTGCTTCAATGCGGTGGTTCCGATTCCTTTTCGGGCATATCGGGCAATCCCTTGGCCGCGCTCGTGGCCCGGGAGATCATACGCTTCGGCGGGAAGGCCAATCTCGCGGAGACGGACGAGCTCATCGGCGGCGAGCCCTACGTACTGGACAACGTGCGGGACATCGAGACGGCCCGTACCTTCCTCCATATGATCGAGCGGTTCCAGGAACGCACGGCGTGGCACGGCCAGTCGGTGGACGCCAATCCTTCCGGTGGCAACAAGCTCCGGGGGATCTACAATATCGTGCTCAAGTCCATCGGCGCGGCCCGTAAGCGACACCCCGACGTACGCCTCGACTACGCCATCGACTACGCGGTCCCGATGAAGGAACCAGGGTACTACTTCATGGACAGTCCGGGCAACGACCTGGAAGCCATCGCGGGCCAGGTGGCGTCCGGCGGCAACCTCATTTTCTTCATCACCGGGAACGGGTCCATCACCAACTTCCCCTTCGTGCCGACGATCAAGTTCGTGACGACCACGAAGCGGTACGAGATGCTCTCGGGGGAAATGGACGTGAACGCCGGGGCCTACCTGGACGGCGTGTCCATGGAGGAACTGGGCCGGCAGACGCTCGATCTGACGCTGCGCGCGGCATCGGGCGAGTTGACCCGCGGCGAGCGGGCGGGCCACAGCCAGACCCAGATCTGGCGCGACTGGCGGCAGACCGACGGAAGCCGGCTGCAGGACCTGCGCGACCGTCCCGCGCCGGCGGGCAGGCCGCTGGTGGTCCGGTCGAACGGGGAATCTACGCCCCCGCCGGCTTTCAGCTTGCCCGTGTTCGAATCGAACGGATCGCGCGCCACCGAACGGATCGGCCTCATACTTCCCACCAGCCTGTGCTCCGGCCAGATCGCCCGCATGGCCGCGGAACGGTTGAGCGAAAAGGGCGTGGGGCAAGGTGCCGGCCTATCCCGTTTCGTCGCCCTGGTACACACCGAGGGGTGCGGCGTATCCGGCGGCGTCTCGGAGGAGATATATATCCGCACCATGGCCGGCTATCTGACCCACCCGATGACGGCGGCCGCCCTGCTCCTGGAACACGGATGCGAACGCACGCACAACGATTTCTACCGCCAGCAACTGGTCGACCGCGGCCTGGATCCCGCAAGTTTCGGCTGGGCCAGTGTGCAGCTCGACGGCGGCATCGAGAAGGTCATCGATTGCATAGAGCAGTGGTTTAACGGGACCCTGGACGAGTGCGCGGGGCCGGTCGCCGTCGAAGCCGGCCTGTCTACCCTCAGGTTGGGGGTGGCCACGGTGAGTCACACTACCTCAGCCGGTCCGGCCACCTCTGCGTGCCCGGCTACCACGGCCGGTCCGGTTTCCGATGACGTTTCCGAAGCACTGTCGCAGTTGATCTTCGATGTCGTAGACGCGGGCGGCACGGTCGTCGTGCCGGACAACGACGCGCTGCTCGAATACCCGGCTTTCATGCAGCGCCTGGAGGATGGAACCATATCCCCGACATTGTCCTATGGAGAGCCCGCTTCGGTACCTGGGCTTCACGTCATGGAGACGCAGACTGCCCACTGGGTAGAGACCCTGACCGGGCTGGGCGCGGCCGGCGTGGAGCTGGTCGTCGCCGGCGTTGGCGGCCACCCCCTGCCCGGCCATCCCATGATCCCGGTGCTGCAGGTCGCCGCGGACGACCTGGCCAGCCCTTTCCGTGAAGACGTGGATCTCATCCTGACCGGGGAACCGGTGAATCGGTGCCAGGCCGTGCTGGACCTGATCCGGAATACGGCCGCCGGGAGGCATGCGCCGCGGGCCGTGGTCGTAGGCAACACGGATTTCCAGATAACGCGCGGCCTCCTCGGCGTCTCGGTGTGA
- a CDS encoding succinylglutamate desuccinylase yields the protein MPREVVRPDKLDLDSPGRRDYWVALEHDSLWADHLIPLTVMVGSDVREGEGLLATGSNHGNEYEGPVAVKGLLQEIELAAVKGRLIFIPVLNPAAFHAGRRASDADDGVNLNRAFVDGAGTSPALAGITHRIAGFVREHLWPRVHVVTDIHSGGAELDFALCSSFHEVDDPDQAAVIEDTARWFGTPFLMAYQNETPGLMVSEAERLGKITIGTELGWGESVNPDGVRYARHGIRAAAIHHGQLAGDIQPIAHHADGTQKLTAIIDRACYVPAPFPGHYEPLMACGARVAAGQIVGNLHDFYRVDDSPWPVRAGVDGFVLSQAFRQPVRQGSHILVVAQEYQARSSPA from the coding sequence ATGCCTCGTGAAGTCGTCCGGCCCGACAAACTCGATCTCGATTCGCCCGGGCGCCGGGACTACTGGGTCGCCCTCGAACACGATTCACTCTGGGCGGACCATCTCATCCCCCTGACGGTCATGGTCGGATCCGACGTGCGCGAAGGCGAAGGCCTTCTCGCCACAGGTTCCAACCACGGCAACGAATACGAAGGACCGGTGGCGGTCAAGGGACTGCTCCAGGAGATCGAGCTGGCAGCCGTCAAGGGGCGGCTGATCTTCATTCCTGTGCTCAACCCCGCGGCCTTCCACGCGGGCCGCCGGGCCAGTGACGCCGATGACGGGGTCAACCTGAACCGGGCTTTCGTGGACGGTGCCGGCACCTCACCGGCCCTCGCGGGCATCACCCACCGGATCGCCGGGTTCGTTCGGGAACATCTCTGGCCCCGCGTGCACGTCGTGACGGATATCCATTCCGGCGGGGCCGAGCTCGACTTCGCCCTGTGTTCCAGCTTTCACGAGGTGGATGACCCGGACCAGGCCGCCGTCATCGAAGACACGGCGCGCTGGTTCGGCACGCCCTTTCTGATGGCCTACCAGAACGAGACCCCCGGGCTGATGGTCAGCGAAGCCGAGCGGCTGGGAAAGATCACGATCGGCACCGAACTGGGCTGGGGAGAGTCGGTCAATCCGGACGGCGTACGGTACGCGCGGCACGGTATTCGGGCCGCGGCCATCCACCACGGCCAGCTTGCCGGTGACATTCAGCCTATCGCCCATCACGCCGACGGCACCCAGAAACTGACGGCCATCATCGACCGGGCCTGTTACGTTCCCGCGCCTTTCCCGGGTCACTACGAACCGCTCATGGCCTGCGGCGCGCGCGTGGCGGCGGGGCAGATCGTGGGAAACCTGCACGACTTCTACCGCGTGGACGATTCTCCCTGGCCGGTGCGGGCGGGTGTGGACGGTTTCGTGCTGTCCCAGGCGTTCCGCCAGCCGGTCAGGCAGGGCAGCCACATCCTCGTCGTGGCCCAGGAATACCAGGCGCGGTCGAGTCCGGCGTAA
- a CDS encoding class I SAM-dependent methyltransferase, with protein MELACGLSDQALALAEDGREVLAVDISNVALDHLREAAAERGIGSRLTCVEADLVSWRPPACSKFALVICVMYWEEAVFDYAWPVVADGGLIAWQGFTLDHLRYRPSQNPDWCFKAHEPARRLPADHFNVLHEEDVDEGHRVIRHMVARRNRS; from the coding sequence ATGGAACTCGCCTGCGGCCTGTCGGACCAGGCCCTCGCCCTGGCGGAGGACGGCCGCGAGGTGCTTGCCGTCGACATATCGAACGTGGCCCTGGACCACCTGCGTGAGGCGGCGGCGGAACGGGGTATCGGGTCCCGCCTGACCTGCGTGGAAGCGGACCTGGTTTCCTGGCGTCCGCCCGCCTGCAGTAAATTCGCCCTCGTGATCTGCGTGATGTACTGGGAGGAGGCGGTCTTCGACTATGCCTGGCCCGTGGTCGCCGACGGCGGACTCATCGCCTGGCAGGGCTTTACCCTGGACCACCTGCGGTACCGGCCCTCGCAGAACCCGGACTGGTGCTTCAAGGCGCATGAACCGGCACGTCGGCTTCCCGCCGACCACTTTAACGTACTGCACGAAGAGGACGTGGACGAAGGCCACCGGGTGATCAGGCACATGGTGGCCAGAAGAAACCGAAGCTGA
- a CDS encoding NAD(P)-dependent oxidoreductase, with the protein MSMKVHRIAILSPGEMGHSVGRCLLEGGFDVATCLTGRSERTRTLSAAAGIRDEPDLDELVRNSDLILAILVPDQARALAGQVAEVMERTASSRRTGTSPAYADCNAIAPDSAREIDRVITAAGGHFIDAGIIGGPPGADEKTRFYASGPHETILSQLDGHGILVRPLGGEVGRASGIKMCYASVTKGTSALYAAALTAAEVMGLSEELLAEFSESQSQRLKAMGGVNSLSAKAFRWIGEMQEIAATYDRAGVSPGFHEGAEHIFRLIAESPIGHERPETVDRNRTLEETVAIFADEARRRARESGKG; encoded by the coding sequence ATGAGCATGAAGGTACATCGTATCGCCATATTGAGTCCGGGAGAGATGGGCCACTCCGTGGGGCGGTGCCTCCTGGAGGGCGGCTTCGACGTGGCCACCTGCCTGACGGGCCGGAGCGAACGGACCCGCACGCTGTCGGCGGCCGCGGGCATCCGGGACGAACCGGACCTGGACGAACTGGTGCGGAACTCGGACCTGATCCTGGCTATCCTGGTGCCCGACCAGGCCCGGGCGCTCGCCGGCCAGGTGGCGGAGGTGATGGAACGAACCGCGTCCTCGAGACGGACCGGGACCTCGCCGGCCTACGCCGACTGCAACGCCATCGCCCCGGATTCGGCGCGGGAGATCGACCGGGTCATTACCGCCGCCGGTGGCCATTTCATCGACGCCGGTATCATCGGCGGGCCACCCGGCGCGGACGAAAAGACACGCTTCTACGCTTCCGGCCCCCACGAGACCATACTCTCACAACTGGACGGCCACGGCATCCTCGTCCGGCCGCTGGGCGGCGAAGTGGGCCGGGCGTCGGGCATCAAGATGTGCTATGCCTCGGTCACCAAGGGGACCTCCGCCCTCTATGCCGCGGCGCTGACGGCCGCCGAAGTCATGGGCCTGAGCGAGGAACTGCTGGCGGAATTCTCCGAAAGCCAGTCACAGCGGCTCAAGGCGATGGGCGGCGTGAACAGCCTGTCGGCCAAGGCCTTCCGCTGGATCGGCGAAATGCAGGAGATCGCGGCGACCTACGACCGGGCCGGGGTATCGCCCGGTTTTCACGAAGGCGCCGAGCACATCTTCCGCCTCATCGCCGAAAGTCCCATTGGCCACGAACGGCCCGAGACCGTGGACCGCAACCGCACCCTGGAGGAAACCGTGGCCATCTTTGCGGACGAGGCGCGGCGGCGGGCACGCGAATCCGGGAAAGGGTAA
- a CDS encoding lytic murein transglycosylase → MNHKYSTPRRTMTLTDSAAYGNYALAFVEHRQPITRIRQMRYPYRSWKRSMFLAGLVSLLLIRPDPVAALDAPQSWELRKSTIIDLPRSHPAASYLPDLIKRLASGQGGGSPVSEVEFLALFDRPESRTVYNNQLIKVATPRSVAIQNKAHEDFSRVFLTEKRVKRGVAFLEEKKNLLDRAERTYGVAPKDIVSILMWESGLGEFTGNYRVFNVLVAQLLYLEEAQQAAVRRITAGGEADPLASSSVAERQRERFAKIRRRCVGNLVALLRHSKATGVDPLSLHGSWAGAIGYPQFMPASMPHAADGDGDGEINLHSWPDAIMSVAKYLNERGKYGTADAARRRAIFSYNPIDSYVNGVIKYAEAISKAR, encoded by the coding sequence ATGAATCATAAGTATAGTACTCCACGCCGTACAATGACCTTGACAGATTCGGCCGCATACGGTAACTATGCATTGGCTTTTGTTGAGCATCGCCAACCAATCACAAGGATCCGTCAGATGAGATACCCATACAGGTCGTGGAAAAGGTCAATGTTTCTTGCCGGTCTGGTCTCGCTGTTGCTGATCCGGCCGGACCCGGTCGCCGCGCTGGATGCCCCGCAATCCTGGGAACTGCGTAAATCCACGATTATCGACCTGCCGCGGTCCCATCCCGCAGCGTCTTACCTGCCCGACCTGATCAAGCGTCTCGCGTCCGGACAGGGCGGAGGATCGCCCGTGTCCGAGGTGGAATTCCTGGCCCTGTTCGACCGGCCCGAAAGCCGTACGGTCTACAACAACCAACTGATCAAGGTGGCCACGCCCCGGAGCGTCGCGATTCAGAACAAGGCCCACGAGGATTTCTCGCGCGTCTTCCTGACGGAAAAGCGGGTGAAGCGGGGTGTTGCGTTCCTCGAAGAGAAGAAAAACCTGCTGGACCGGGCGGAGAGGACCTACGGTGTGGCCCCGAAGGACATCGTGTCCATCCTGATGTGGGAATCCGGCCTGGGCGAGTTCACGGGAAACTACCGCGTGTTCAATGTCCTGGTCGCCCAGTTGTTGTACCTGGAGGAAGCCCAGCAGGCCGCCGTGCGACGCATTACAGCCGGGGGTGAAGCCGATCCGCTCGCCTCGTCCTCGGTAGCCGAAAGACAGCGGGAACGATTTGCGAAAATCCGCCGCAGGTGCGTCGGCAACCTGGTGGCGCTCCTTCGCCATAGCAAGGCCACCGGCGTGGACCCACTTTCGCTCCACGGTTCCTGGGCCGGCGCCATTGGGTATCCCCAGTTCATGCCGGCCAGCATGCCCCATGCCGCCGATGGAGACGGGGACGGCGAAATCAACCTGCATTCGTGGCCCGATGCCATCATGAGCGTGGCCAAGTATCTCAACGAACGGGGCAAGTACGGCACAGCCGATGCCGCACGCCGCAGGGCCATCTTCAGCTACAACCCCATCGATTCCTACGTAAACGGCGTGATCAAGTACGCCGAAGCCATCTCGAAGGCGCGCTGA
- a CDS encoding SRPBCC family protein yields MTMHDDIDPALDLVLERHIPDVTPAQLWRAWTEPETLKRWFTPKPWETTACEIDLRPGGAFGTTMRSPEGEEVSGTGCYLEIVEHRRLVWTDALEPGYRPGASPFMTAIITMAPEGDGTRYRALVRHHDETARQKHEEMGFFTGWGTALDQLVEHARKLD; encoded by the coding sequence ATGACCATGCACGACGACATCGATCCAGCCCTGGATCTCGTCCTTGAGCGCCACATCCCGGACGTCACGCCTGCCCAGCTATGGCGAGCCTGGACCGAGCCCGAGACGTTAAAGCGATGGTTCACGCCGAAGCCGTGGGAGACGACGGCCTGTGAAATCGATCTGCGGCCCGGCGGCGCCTTCGGCACGACTATGCGCTCACCCGAAGGCGAAGAGGTATCGGGCACAGGGTGCTATCTGGAGATCGTCGAGCACCGGAGGCTCGTATGGACCGATGCACTGGAGCCAGGCTATCGTCCGGGTGCGTCACCGTTCATGACGGCCATCATCACGATGGCGCCCGAAGGCGACGGTACGCGCTATCGTGCGCTTGTACGGCATCACGACGAAACCGCACGCCAAAAGCACGAGGAAATGGGGTTTTTTACAGGCTGGGGAACGGCACTCGATCAACTCGTTGAGCACGCGCGGAAACTTGACTGA
- a CDS encoding sugar phosphate isomerase/epimerase, with protein MKPGITQLCLARQDLEADLSKARDLGYEAIELVFSDQGSPDIDASTSEIAAVGEACRDHGLELCSMIAIRSNAGSLLSPSAEERAKRVAILERGFEIAEILSVDALLLHPGALDPASSYGTTWDNFRDALRDLAPEAERRGTRIGIENVWNQFMLSPREARQLVDEVGSPAVGIYLDTANMILYGYPDMWIRELGRRIFKVHVKDFRRGEGAWVQLIDGDTDWPAVMAELRGISFDGALVSEVGGDDDKMSQTAERIRQIIAL; from the coding sequence ATGAAGCCAGGCATCACGCAACTCTGTCTCGCCCGCCAGGATCTCGAAGCGGATCTCTCGAAGGCCCGGGATCTGGGCTACGAGGCCATCGAACTGGTTTTCTCCGACCAGGGTTCACCGGACATAGACGCCTCTACCTCGGAGATTGCCGCCGTGGGGGAGGCCTGCAGGGATCATGGACTCGAACTGTGTTCCATGATCGCCATCCGCAGTAATGCCGGATCCCTGTTGTCGCCGTCCGCGGAAGAACGGGCGAAGCGGGTTGCCATCCTCGAGCGCGGCTTCGAAATCGCCGAGATCCTGAGTGTAGACGCCCTCCTCCTGCATCCCGGAGCGCTCGATCCGGCGAGTTCCTACGGGACGACCTGGGACAACTTTCGCGACGCCCTGCGTGATCTCGCGCCCGAGGCGGAACGTCGCGGCACACGGATCGGCATCGAGAACGTGTGGAACCAGTTCATGCTGAGTCCCCGGGAAGCCCGCCAGCTCGTTGACGAGGTAGGATCGCCCGCCGTCGGGATCTACCTGGACACCGCCAACATGATCCTCTACGGCTACCCCGACATGTGGATCAGGGAACTGGGTCGCCGGATCTTCAAGGTGCACGTGAAGGACTTCCGGCGCGGGGAAGGCGCCTGGGTCCAGTTGATAGATGGCGACACCGATTGGCCTGCGGTCATGGCCGAACTGCGCGGCATCAGTTTCGACGGAGCCCTGGTGAGCGAGGTCGGCGGCGACGACGACAAAATGAGTCAGACCGCCGAGCGCATCCGGCAGATCATCGCCCTGTAG
- a CDS encoding redoxin domain-containing protein, translating into MIHTLARWCFALALVGLVAESADAQPRNLAPRLSEAAPEFSLQDVNGETVNFADYKGSKNLLVVVDRGWIGYW; encoded by the coding sequence ATGATTCATACACTGGCGCGGTGGTGCTTCGCCCTGGCCCTGGTCGGCCTGGTGGCGGAGTCCGCCGACGCACAACCCCGTAACCTGGCGCCGAGGCTGAGTGAGGCCGCACCGGAGTTCAGCCTGCAGGACGTCAACGGCGAAACCGTCAACTTCGCCGATTACAAGGGCAGCAAGAACCTGCTTGTGGTCGTCGACCGCGGCTGGATAGGCTACTGGTGA
- a CDS encoding peroxiredoxin family protein: MGQLQSDYERIAALDTELLFINPEDLDQTRDFVAKSKVTREALSFRVLADPDRAIPTKFKIQKSTDKGTEVIPTAFIIDKEGVLRFKYVGSDPFDRPSTDSLVEILGMIEG, from the coding sequence CTGGGGCAGTTGCAATCCGATTACGAACGCATAGCGGCACTCGACACCGAATTACTCTTCATCAATCCCGAAGACCTCGACCAGACCAGGGACTTCGTCGCCAAGTCGAAAGTCACGCGGGAGGCGCTTTCCTTCCGCGTTCTCGCCGACCCGGACCGGGCCATTCCCACCAAGTTCAAGATCCAGAAGTCGACCGACAAGGGAACGGAAGTCATTCCCACGGCCTTCATCATCGACAAGGAAGGCGTCCTTCGGTTCAAGTACGTGGGTTCGGATCCCTTCGACCGGCCGTCGACCGACAGCCTGGTGGAGATCCTGGGTATGATCGAAGGGTAG
- a CDS encoding nucleoside triphosphate pyrophosphohydrolase, giving the protein MKRVDHNKLVRDRIPDIIAAAGDRPTTRVLDRAEYIHELRRKLVEEVGEFNTSNDAEELVDILEVVYAIASRMGIDPIQLEKMRNAKKEKRGGFETKVFLIHTEPRE; this is encoded by the coding sequence ATGAAACGAGTTGACCACAACAAGCTTGTGCGGGACAGGATTCCCGATATCATTGCTGCTGCGGGCGATCGTCCGACGACCCGAGTTCTCGACAGGGCCGAGTATATTCATGAACTCAGACGCAAACTTGTGGAGGAAGTCGGGGAATTCAACACTTCCAATGACGCCGAGGAATTAGTTGATATCCTGGAGGTGGTATACGCTATTGCGTCTCGAATGGGAATTGATCCGATACAACTCGAGAAAATGAGAAACGCGAAGAAGGAGAAAAGAGGAGGATTTGAAACGAAGGTCTTCCTTATCCATACTGAACCGCGTGAATAA
- a CDS encoding isochorismatase family protein, whose amino-acid sequence MGNVHNGNPGDPDQTDSPGWHMHERVFPQKGDIVVQKRTPDAFCETQLASILNEKEIGRLIITGVQTENCISSTCHHARIAGYSITLVKDGHSTFDSDVLTAEQIIAHYNDILGDFADVTPAGQVRF is encoded by the coding sequence TTGGGCAACGTACACAACGGTAATCCAGGCGACCCGGATCAGACGGATTCACCAGGATGGCATATGCACGAACGGGTTTTCCCGCAGAAGGGAGATATCGTCGTTCAGAAACGAACTCCGGATGCGTTTTGCGAAACTCAGTTAGCATCTATTTTGAATGAAAAGGAGATCGGCAGGTTAATCATTACGGGCGTTCAAACCGAGAACTGTATCAGCTCGACCTGCCATCATGCTCGTATTGCGGGATATTCGATAACGCTAGTCAAGGATGGACACAGTACTTTCGATTCCGATGTACTTACAGCAGAGCAGATTATCGCTCACTATAATGATATCCTCGGTGACTTCGCAGACGTGACACCTGCAGGCCAGGTTCGGTTTTGA
- a CDS encoding aminoglycoside phosphotransferase family protein — MSQLPAFLPRLLAEAGQSRNPIRSVEPLNTGVTNRTSHLKLRDDTRYILREYEWPYATDDDLQRVEKELYLHDLLLKHDVPVPAIVAHHDDESGRAVLMEYKPGPLLGNVVESLTDDQRAKAWRTVGAALRKVHSIQLPDRYAGLIVGQRIQPFDEGTWGEFHYHQAIRHAENLLKRELGIRFELSSMKRVLKQAVPLLNERPLALLHNDPHPWNVLVHEDAGHWRCSAWLDWEYAWSGDPTWDLARLEIFRLKPIGPTPAAFYEGYGNTPKDPEWTIYELSIYLWMANQYLDGEVDEQRVLMPTYKAAMRYLERIDDVVDSIGRTLGMP, encoded by the coding sequence ATGTCCCAGCTTCCTGCATTCCTTCCTAGACTACTCGCCGAAGCCGGGCAAAGCCGTAATCCCATCCGGTCTGTCGAGCCGCTCAATACCGGCGTGACCAATCGAACCTCCCACTTAAAACTCCGGGACGACACACGCTACATCCTCCGCGAATACGAATGGCCTTACGCTACAGATGACGACCTGCAAAGGGTCGAAAAAGAACTTTATTTACACGATCTGCTGCTGAAGCATGACGTACCCGTGCCGGCCATTGTCGCGCATCACGATGATGAAAGCGGACGCGCCGTGCTGATGGAATACAAGCCAGGACCCCTGCTGGGTAACGTAGTCGAGTCCCTGACCGACGATCAGCGCGCTAAAGCCTGGCGGACCGTCGGCGCCGCGTTACGAAAAGTGCACTCAATCCAACTTCCCGATCGCTACGCGGGATTGATCGTCGGTCAACGCATTCAGCCCTTTGACGAAGGAACCTGGGGTGAATTCCATTACCATCAGGCCATTCGACATGCGGAGAACCTGCTGAAGCGGGAACTGGGAATTCGTTTCGAACTGTCGTCGATGAAGCGCGTTTTGAAGCAGGCGGTACCCCTGCTGAACGAAAGACCACTGGCCTTGCTGCACAACGATCCCCATCCCTGGAATGTGCTGGTTCACGAGGATGCCGGCCACTGGAGGTGTTCCGCCTGGCTCGACTGGGAGTACGCCTGGTCCGGCGATCCGACCTGGGACCTGGCCAGGCTGGAGATCTTCCGGTTGAAGCCGATCGGCCCCACACCGGCCGCTTTCTATGAAGGATACGGCAACACCCCGAAAGATCCTGAATGGACGATCTACGAACTCTCCATCTATCTCTGGATGGCCAACCAGTACCTGGATGGCGAGGTGGATGAGCAGCGGGTACTCATGCCCACCTACAAGGCGGCGATGCGGTACCTGGAAAGGATCGATGACGTGGTGGACAGTATCGGTCGGACGCTCGGAATGCCCTGA
- a CDS encoding HigA family addiction module antidote protein, which translates to MPAAIMPPIHPGEILKAAFLEPPGLSQYRVAVDISVPPRRINEIVHGKRAISADTALRLARYFGTTDRFWLNLQTHFDLELQKDRLGERLETEVRVLNRSN; encoded by the coding sequence ATGCCTGCTGCTATTATGCCTCCGATTCATCCCGGTGAGATCCTCAAGGCAGCGTTTCTCGAACCACCAGGTCTGAGTCAGTATCGTGTTGCCGTGGATATATCAGTACCCCCGCGCCGAATAAACGAGATCGTACACGGCAAACGCGCCATTTCGGCCGACACGGCTTTACGGCTGGCTCGTTATTTCGGAACTACGGATCGATTCTGGCTGAATCTGCAGACTCACTTTGACCTGGAATTGCAGAAAGATCGGCTGGGAGAACGATTGGAGACAGAAGTACGCGTGCTGAACCGATCGAACTGA